The following proteins are co-located in the Xiphophorus hellerii strain 12219 chromosome 2, Xiphophorus_hellerii-4.1, whole genome shotgun sequence genome:
- the rassf7a gene encoding ras association domain-containing protein 7, whose protein sequence is MELKVWVDGVVRVVCGLSQETSCQDVVIALAQAIGQTGRYVLIQRLRDTERQLLATERPLESLAKLGQHGNEVQFFLRRTGPSSSDGPSSKQERQSPLQLPKHPEPEPLKRNQPKKALTFNLGPSTSPKTKPKQFQRSPKDSSEQRVSPSPSSSPVSPHSPSPPIGPTKEEVFKKILQQQERLRAIEGQLEVLEKESPYRPYPSPSPSPVSESQLQEEIDALEQTMRRNHAELTHEQYWDEELQVEVDKEREMRRKLTDLHAKLDDCGRRLHDFSVRSAQLEQEIQRESQAASKASGAKESLDAVKTELWIQERKGIDFEEQVSEGDKALEKAESLLQAKQNELEDLNKELRQCNLQQFIQQTGVVPAHTHSRTELQEQLEQLELAAGRSATPVEFPSRPTAKQFLGHPRNLQNPLVSSLNPEVLTSRESSWR, encoded by the exons ATGGAGCTCAAAGTGTGGGTGGATGGAGTGGTGCGCGTGGTCTGCGGCCTGTCTCAAGAAACTTCCTGCCAAGATGTCGTCATTGCTTTGGCACAGGCCATTG GTCAGACTGGTCGATATGTTCTTATTCAACGTTTGAGGGACACTGAAAGGCAGCTTTTGGCTACAGAGAGACCCCTGGAGTCTTTGGCCAAGTTGGGCCAACATGGCAACGAGGTTCAGTTCTTCCTGCGGCGTACTGGCCCTAGCAGCAGTGATGGTCCTAGTTCAAAACAAGAAAGACAGTCTCCTCTTCAACTGCCCAAACATCCTGAGCCAGAGCCCCTGAAACGTAACCAACCTAAGAAAGCACTAACGTTTAACTTGGGGCCATCCACTTCCCCAAAGACCAAACCCAAACAATTTCAGAGGTCTCCAAAGGACTCATCAGAGCAAAGGGTCTCACCATCCCCCTCATCTAGTCCTGTATCTCCACATTCTCCCTCACCTCCTATTGGGCCTACTAAGGAGGAAGTGTTTAAAAAGATCCTTCAACAACAAGAGAGACTGAGAGCCATAGAGGGCCAGCTTGAGGTCCTAGAGAAGGAGTCACCATATCGTCCATATCCTTCTCCAAGCCCCTCACCAGTATCAGAATCTCAACTGCAAGAAGAGATTGATGCTTTGGAGCAAACAATGCGAAGGAACCATGCTGAGCTCACCCACGAGCAGTACTGGGATGAGGAACTTCAGGTGGAGGTGGACAAAGAGCGAGAAATGAGAAGGAAGCTGACGGACCTGCACGCTAAGCTGGACGACTGTGGGCGGCGGCTGCATGACTTCTCTGTACGCTCTGCCCAGCTGGAGCAAGAGATCCAGAGGGAGAGCCAGGCAGCAAGCAAAGCCAGCGGGGCCAAGGAGTCACTTGATGCTGTGAAGACAGAGCTATGGATCCAGGAGAGGAAAGGGATCGACTTTGAGGAGCAGGTGTCAGAAGGTGACAAGGCCCTGGAGAAGGCAGAGTCTCTGCTGCAG GCTAAGCAGAATGAGCTGGAGGATCTGAATAAGGAGCTGAGGCAGTGTAATCTGCAGCAGTTTATCCAGCAGACAGGCGTCGTGCCGGCTCATACCCACTCACGCACAGAGCTGCAGGAACAGCTTGAACAGCTGGAACTGGCAGCAG gTCGCAGTGCGACTCCCGTGGAATTTCCATCTCGTCCGACGGCCAAGCAGTTTCTAGGACATCCGCGGAACCTGCAAAACCCTCTAGTGTCCAGTCTCAACCCTgagg TCCTGACATCCCGAGAGTCGTCATGGAGATAA